A portion of the Cryptomeria japonica chromosome 5, Sugi_1.0, whole genome shotgun sequence genome contains these proteins:
- the LOC131028185 gene encoding uncharacterized protein LOC131028185, which translates to MVINTNWTVWKQSSTERAEKIRDRILNEKWWDLVTYLLSITEPIMSMIRYTDMDRPCIGEIYDGIDSMLEKIKVTINEKENDPQEKFFKELEVIIVERWNKMTTPLHLLAYALTPKYYSNQFLDKLGRIPPWRDIEVSDGYKATFLRLYSDDDLRDVVTNEFIEFANGNGLSVDALRHRSKKDAHSWWYFHGTCFQHLQLLAIKVLSQVASSFASERNWSTYSFIHSVKRNRLLSKRAENLVYVHSNLRLLSHKQHDYTQGETKMWDIEPEHINLDAPASQLLALTLDDSEIEPTYSASASGIGSCNVNVNEEEEEEEEEDEELDD; encoded by the exons atggtgatcaacaccaattggactgtatggaagcaaagtagcactgagagggcagaaaaaattagggatagaatattgaatgagaaatggtgggatcttgttacatatctcctaagtatcactgagcccatcatgagcatgattcgctatacagacatggataggccttgcataggtgagatttatgatggcattgattcaatgcttgaaaaaataaaggtcactataaatgaaaaagagaatgatcctcaggagaaattcttcaaagaattggaagtaattattgtagagaggtggaacaagatgaccactcctttgcaccttcttgcctatgccttgacacctaagtactatagcaatcagtttcttgataaactaGGAAGGATTCCACCTTGGAGAGAtatagaagtatctgatgggtacaaggcaacatttcttagactatattccgatgatgatttgcgagatgttgttacaaatgagttcatagaatttgcaaatgggaatggtctaagtgttgatgcacttcgtcatagatccaagaaagatgctcatagctggtggtacttccatggcacatgcttccaacacctacaactcctcgctataaaagttttatcacaa gttgctagttcatttgcttcagaaagaaattggagcacatactctttcatccactcagtaaagcgcaataggctgctatcaaaaagagcggagaatttagtatatgtgcattccaacctacgtcttctttcacacaaacaacatgactacacacaaggggaaacaaagatgtgggatatagagccagagcatattaatttggatgctcctgcttctcagcttcttgcattgacacttgatgactcggaaattgagccaacttatagtgcaagtgcaagtggcattggctcatgtaatgtcaatgtcaatgaggaggaggaagaggaggaggaggaggatgaagaattagatgattaa